One Thiofilum sp. genomic window carries:
- a CDS encoding ACP phosphodiesterase, with protein sequence MNWLAHLHLAALVQADPASSLLPDLINTRHLHQFTPEQQYAISVHQAIDRFTDQHPQVKVSKQRITPPFTRFAGILIDVFYDYCLSQSWEFYATASLNEFIQATHVQLAQTRDLPNPAPTIIKHLIEQHWLSSYQTLAGIELSLVRMSKRFKRPIQLSGAVENLRLIETELMDDFNQFYPELMAHIQAISIGLPPKGPN encoded by the coding sequence ATGAACTGGTTAGCGCATTTACATTTAGCGGCTCTGGTACAGGCTGATCCTGCCAGTAGCTTATTGCCTGACCTGATTAATACCCGTCACTTGCACCAGTTTACTCCCGAACAACAATACGCGATTAGTGTACATCAAGCGATTGATCGCTTTACCGATCAACACCCCCAAGTCAAAGTGAGCAAACAACGCATTACCCCACCCTTTACGCGCTTTGCGGGTATCTTGATTGACGTTTTTTATGATTACTGTTTAAGCCAAAGCTGGGAGTTTTACGCCACTGCATCCTTAAATGAGTTTATTCAAGCGACTCATGTGCAACTCGCTCAGACACGAGATTTACCTAATCCTGCGCCCACTATTATTAAGCACTTAATCGAGCAACACTGGTTAAGCTCTTATCAAACCCTAGCAGGTATTGAATTAAGCTTAGTACGTATGTCCAAACGGTTTAAGCGCCCAATTCAACTTTCAGGAGCGGTTGAAAATCTAAGGCTCATTGAAACCGAGCTAATGGACGATTTTAATCAGTTTTACCCTGAACTGATGGCACATATTCAAGCCATTTCAATAGGTTTGCCACCTAAAGGCCCTAATTGA